One part of the Bacillus rossius redtenbacheri isolate Brsri chromosome 18, Brsri_v3, whole genome shotgun sequence genome encodes these proteins:
- the LOC134541234 gene encoding uncharacterized protein LOC134541234 — protein MGYDIISKLGEGWYANVYLINCQGRLYAGKKLKRMASTAHRSELEVLAALRGVPYMSQLRGVSRNGMIVTDYFSRGDLESLLLGGRVLQENVARGCLAEVVAAVRTLHGAGFVHGDVKPGNILVDAQGHLVLADFGKSAMIAPGREPSSDWLDVGRRVACRLVVGRVPGADARETRRTLLLRTRLSPAAKTFLLGLLEPEPNFRLGDDSVTNHEFFRGIDWRSVMNRENCPPLAVEVLCDDLAQLRLT, from the coding sequence ATGGGTTACGACATAATTAGTAAGCTCGGGGAGGGATGGTATGCCAATGTCTACCTGATCAACTGCCAGGGCAGGTTGTATGCCGGCAAGAAACTGAAAAGAATGGCGTCGACAGCGCACCGTTCGGAGCTGGAGGTACTGGCGGCCTTGCGTGGTGTGCCGTACATGTCGCAGCTTCGCGGCGTGTCCCGGAATGGCATGATCGTCACGGACTACTTCAGTCGCGGCGACCTGGAGTCACTGCTCCTCGGGGGAAGGGTGCTCCAGGAGAACGTCGCGAGGGGATGTCTGGCGGAGGTGGTCGCGGCCGTGAGGACGCTCCACGGGGCGGGGTTCGTGCACGGGGACGTGAAGCCGGGTAACATCCTGGTCGACGCCCAGGGACACCTGGTGCTGGCAGACTTCGGGAAGAGCGCCATGATCGCGCCGGGACGCGAGCCGTCGTCAGACTGGCTCGACGTGGGCCGTCGCGTGGCCTGCCGGTTGGTGGTCGGACGGGTGCCCGGGGCAGACGCCCGGGAGACCAGGCGGACCTTGCTGCTTCGCACACGACTTTCCCCGGCTGCAAAAACCTTCCTGCTAGGCCTCCTGGAACCGGAGCCGAATTTCAGACTCGGCGACGACAGCGTGACGAATCACGAGTTCTTCCGCGGGATCGACTGGCGAAGCGTCATGAACCGAGAAAACTGCCCTCCGCTCGCGGTAGAAGTACTGTGTGACGACTTAGCCCAGCTTCGACTTACCTAA